GCCGACGTCGATCCGCTGGGCGCCCCCTCCGCCGCGGTCACGCGCTGGCGGATCGGCTGCGCGCCCTCGGCGCCGCTCGGCGTGGCGGGGGTGGGCCGCGCGCGCTGGAACGCGGTGCTGGTGCGCCAGCGCGGTGGTGAGACGGGATCCTGGATGCTGGAGGCTTGCGATGCGACGGGTCGCTGCGCTCTGCCTGCCCGACTGGTCGATCGACCGGCTGCGGCGGGCGGGCGCGATTCCCGCGCCGCCGCCTGAGCGCGGCGCCGCGGACACCAGCGCGCTGGCGGCCAAGGTCGCCGACGAGCGTGCGAATGAATGCTCGGTGCCGAAGACACCGGGCTGGCGCCCCGGCGCGCGCTGGGCACGCCGCGATGTCGAGGTGGTGGATGCGGAGATCGCGGCGCTGCCGCTCCACCAGCGCCCGCCGATGCGCGAGCTCGGCCGTCGCAGCGAAGCCGCCGACCACCCCTTCCGCGCGCTCCGACCCGACGAAGCGCGCGGCGCGGTGCCGTTCTCGCTGAAGGACGCCCAGTCCACTCCATCCGTTCGTGCTGAGCTTGCCGAAGCACGTGCCAAACAAGCCCGGCCTGGCGAACCGAACGCCACCCCCGCCCCAGTTCGTGCTGAGCCTGTCGAAGCACGTGCCCAACCAACCAAAGCCGACGAACCGCACGCACCTCCCGTCGTCACCAGCCTGCGCGTGGGCAGCCGCGTGGTCGTCCAGGCCGCCTGCCCACTCGCCCGGTCGCGCGGACTGAAGCGCAGCATGGCGCTCACCGCCGCGCGCGCGATGGTGCCGGGGCTGATCGTCCACCCTGCCGACCCCGCTGCCGATGCCGAGGGCCTACGCCGCCTCGCCGTCGCGCTCGCGCGCAAGTGGAGCCCCGGCGTCGCGCTGGCGGGCGAGGATCTGATCTTCCTCGACCTGACCGGCGTCGCCCACCTGTTCGGCGGCGAAGCGGCGATGGCCGCACGCATCGTCGCGGTGCTCGCCCGCGCAGGGCACGCCGCGCGCATCGCCGTCGCCGGATCGCCCGGCGCCGCCGCCGCGCTCGTCCGCCATGCGACCGCCGGTAGCGCCCCCGGCTTCGCCGCCCCGCGTCCGCGCCATGCCGGCATCCGCCAAGCCGCCGACATGCGCATCCGCCACCCGCGCGACGACGGCAATCCCTATGCCCCCCGGCTTCACGCGCCGGATCGGCCCGGCTCCGCCACGCAAGCCACAGCGGTCCTCGTCTGCCCGCCCGGCGCCGAGTCCGACTGGCTCGCCCCCCTCCCCGTCGCCGCGCTCCGCCTGGACGAGGCCGATGTCGAACTGCTCCGCCGCTTCGGCATCGAGCGGATCGGCCAGCTCGCCGCGCTGCCCCGCGGCCCCCTCGCGCGCCGCTTCGCCCGCTCGCTGGAACGGCTCGACCAGGCATACGGCCGCCTGCCGGAGCCGCTCGACCCCGTCATCCCCCGCCCCGCCATCGCCTGTCGCCAGGGCTTCCTCGAACCGATCGCCACGGCCGAGGGGATCGCGCACTGGCTGGGCGTGCTCGTCCCCCGCCTCGTCGCCGAGCTGACCGCCGCCGGCCTCGGCGCGCGCGCGATTGAGCTCGTCGCCGAGCGCGTCGACCATGTGCCACAGCGCCTGCGTATCGGCCTCGCCCGCGCCAGTCGCGATCCCGTCCACATCCTCCGCCTGATCGCGCGCCGGATCGAGGAGATCGAGCCCGGCTATGGCATCGACGCGATGACGCTCCACGTCCGCCGCGCCGAACCGCTCGCCCCGGCCCCCTTCGACGAGCGGCTGGATGCGGAGGCGGCGCCCGACCTTGCCCCCCTGGTCGATGCGATCGCCAATCGCATCGGCACTGCCCGCCTGTGGCGCACGCGCGCGGTCGAAAGCGACGCGCCCGAACGCTCCTGGCCGCTCTTTGCCTCGCCGTTCGCCTCGATGCTGGTCCTGCCTACGCTTGGCTGCCGACGCGATGTCCGGCGCCCCGGCGAGATACCGGCATCCCCGCCTGCAAATCCCGCTTAAGCCGCGCCCCTGCCTGCCTCAGGCAATCCGAAAGCGGTTTCGACCCACGTTTCAGGTCGCTGAACTGCCCGATTGCGCCTATTCAAGGCTTCATACCTGGCGCGGCGTCAGCCACAGCGTCGTCCGCGCCGACGGGCCCGAGCGCATCCACGGCGAATGGTGGCGCCGCATGGGCGAAGCGCACGCCGTCCGCGACTATTTCCGCGTCGAGGACGAAGGCGGCCGCCGCTACTGGCTCTACCGCCGCGGCGACGGCACGCGCACGGTGACCGGCGACCTCAGCTGGTGGCTGCACGGGCTGTTCGGGTGATGGCGCGAGAGCTCAGCCACGACTTTCATATTCTCGGCGAAGGCCAGTCCAAAGGAGGCGCCGAGCGTAATGGCACGCAGCGCTTAACCGAGAAGCCTTCCCAGCTGGACCCCGGCCTCCGCCGGGGTACGAGGCTGAGGAAACTCGAAATTACGAATGTACTCCCGCGCAGGCGGGAGCCTGGTGTACAAGTGCACGCTGCACCCGCGTTCGCCACCCCACATGCCCCCGCCGACTCTATGCCGAGCTCCAGGTCACGACGCATTTCTCGTTCCTGCGCGGGGCTTCGTCAGCCGAGGAGCTGTTCGCGACCGCCAGCGAGATGGGGCATGGCGTGCTCGGCATCACCGACCGCAACTCGGTCGCCGGCATCGTCCGCGCGATGGACGCGGCCGAGAAGGTATCGGCACAAGCGCGGCCGGTCCGCATGGTCGCCGGCTGCCGCCTCGACCTTGTCGACGGCCGCTCGCTGCTCGTCTGGCCGCAGGATCGCGCCGGCTGGAGCTACCTCACCCGGCTCCTCACCCTCGGCAAGGGACGCGCCGATCGCCGCCGCGGCGAAAAGGGGCAGTGCTTCCTCCATTGGGAGGACATCGCCGCGCATGCCGGCGGCCTCGTCGCCGCGCTCGTCCCGCGCGCTGCCGAGTTCGCCGACGAGACGGGGATGCGCTGGGTCGCCGACCTGTTCGGGCGCGATGGCCATGTCGCGCTCACCTGGCACCGCCGCCCCGACGATGTCCGCCGGCTGGACGCGCTGGCGAGCGCCGCCGCCGCACACGGCCTCGCCCCGCTTGCGACCGGCGACGTGCGTTATCACCACCCCGACCGGCGGCTGCTCCACGACGTCGTCACCGCGATCCGCGAAAAGACGACGATCGACGCGCTCGGCGCTCGCCGCACCCGCATCGGCGACGGCCACCTCATGCCCCCTGAGGAGATGGCGCGCCGCTTCGCGCACCTGCCCCAGGCGCTCGCCGCCGGCCACACCATCGCCGAACGCTGCACCTTTTCCCCGCGCGAGCTCAGCTACCAATATCCCGACGAGGTCGTGATGTCGGGCAAGAGCCCGCAGGAGGCGCTGTCGCTGATGGCGCGCCGCGCGCTGGACGACCGCTTCGACGGCACCCCGCCCGAGGCCTATACCAGTCTGCTCGAGCACGAGCTCCGCCTGGTCGAGCGCATGGGCTATGCCCGCTATTTCCTCACCGTCCACTCGATTGTCCAGTTCGCGCGCAGCCAGGACATCCTCTGTCAGGGCCGCGGTTCCGCCGCCAATTCGGTAATCTGCTTCGTCCTCGGCATTACCTCGATCGATCCGGTCAAACACAAGCTCCTGTTCGAGCGCTTCATCTCGGAGAACCGCGGCGAGCCGCCCGACATCGACGTCGATTTCGAGCATGAGCGGCGCGAGGAAGTGATCCAGTGGATCTACGAAACCTATGGCCACGACCATGCCGCGCTCACCGCCGTCGTCAGCCGCTTCCGCGCGCGCGGTGCGGTGCGGGAGGTGGGCAAGGCGCTCGGCCTGCCCGAGGATCTGACCGGCGCGCTGGCGGGTCAGGTCTGGGGCTGGTCGGCCGAGGGCGTGGGGGAGCAGCATGCAGAGGCGCTCAACCTCGACGCCGCCGACCCGCGCATCGCCATGACGCTGTCGCTTGCGCGCGAGCTGATCGGCACGCCCCGGCATTTGTCGCAGCATCCCGGCGGCTTCGTCCTCACCCGCGACCGGCTCGACGACCTCGTGCCCATCGAACCCGCGGCGATGGTCGACCGCCGCGCCGTCGAATGGGAAAAGGAGGATATCGAGGCGCTCGGCTTCATGAAGGTCGACATTCTCGGCCTCGGCATGCTCGGCTGCATGCGCCGCGCCTTCGACCTCCTCGCCGACCACAAGGACACGCACCTCACGCTCGCCTCGCCCGATCTCCAGGACGAGGACGGGCCGACCTTCGAGATGATCCGCCGCGCCGACACATTGGGCGTGTTCCAGATCGAGAGCCGCGCGCAGATGGCGATGCTGCCGCGGATGAAGCCCACCAACTTCTACGACATCGCGATCCAGGTGGCGATCGTCCGCCCCGGCCCGATCCAGGGCGACATGGTCCACCCCTACCTCAAGCGCCGCGAGTTGAAGCGCCGCGACCCCCACGCCGACATCGAATACCCCAGCCCGGCGCTCCGCGAGGTCCTCGAAAAGACGCTCGGCGTCCCCCTCTTCCAGGAACAGGCGATGCAGGTCGCGATCAAGGGCGCGGGCTTTACCCCGGACGAGGCCGATCGCCTCCGCCGCGCAATGGCGACCTTCAAATTCACCGGCGGCGTCGGCGAGTTTCGTGACAAGCTCATCGCCGGCATGCAGGCCAACGGCATCGCGCTCGACTTCGCCGACCGGCTGGTCAAGCAGATCGAGGGGTTCGGCAGCTATGGCTTCCCCGAAAGCCACGCCGCCTCCTTTGCCAAGATCGCCTACGCCTCGTCTTGGATGAAGTGCCATCATCCCGACATCTTCTGCGCCGCGCTGATGAACGCGCAGCCGATGGGCTTCTACGCCCCCGCTCAGATCGTTCGCGACGCGCGCGAGCATGGGGTCGAAGTGCGCCCCGTCTGCATCAACGACAGCCGCTGGGACACGCGAATGGTGGGGCACGGTCAGGGCCAGCTGCCGCTCCGCCTGGGCCTGCGCGTCGTCGCCGGCCTCTCCAACGATCACGGCGCGCGGATCGTCGCGGCCCGCGGCGATCGCCCCTTCGTCTCGATCGAGGATGCCTGGCGCCGCTCCGGCGTTCCGCTCGCCGCGCTCGAGCGGATCGCACGCGCCGACGGCTTCCATGCGCTCGGCCTCGACCGGCGACAGGCGCTCTGGACGATCAAGGGCCTCGGCGCCGAGCCGCTCCCCCTCTTCGCCGCCGCCGACGCTCGCGCCGACCAGCCCCAGCCCGAGCTAGAGGAGGTCGCCGTCGCGCTCGACCCGCTGACCGCGGGGCGGGAGGTGGTGGAGGATTACCGCTCGACCCAGCTGTCGCTGCGCGCGCATCCGCTGTCGTTCCTCCGCGACGAGCTCACCCGCGCGCGCGTCACCCGCTGCGGCGACCTCAAGCAGCTGAAGGACGGCACGCATCTCGACCTCGCCGGCATCGTGCTCGTCCGGCAAAAGCCCGGCAGCGCCAAGGGCGTCCTCTTCATCACGATCGAGGACGAGACCGGCATCGGCAACATCATCCTCTGGCCCGACCGGTTCGAGGCCAATCGCCGCACCGTCATGTCGTCGGCGATGCTCGGCGTGCGCGGACGCATGCAGCGCGAGGGCGAAGTGATCCACGTCATCGCCGACACGCTCACCGACCTCACCCCGATGCTCCACACGATCGGAGAGATCGACATGCCGCGGCTTGCCCGGCCCGTCGGCGGCGGCTCGCCCGATCGCGGGGATCCCGAATGGCGTCCCAAGGGGCGCAGCCTCTACCACCCCGCCTTCCGTACCGGCTGCGATCCGGAAGACGCGATCCGCCAGAAGACCCGCGACTTTCACTAAAGCCTTCAGCCGGGCGACGCCGCCGATCCCGCCAGCAACCCGCCGTCGATATTGAACTCGGCCCCGGTGATGTACGCCGCCTCGTCCGACGCCAGCATCGCCGCGACCGCCGCCACTTCCTCGACCGTACCGAACCGCTTGAGCGGCGTGTCGGCGACCAGTGCCCCCATCCGCGCCTCACGATCCTCTCCGCTGCCGATCATCGCCTCCCACATCGGCGTCAGGATCGCGGCCGGATGGATCGAGTTGCAGCGGATCGCCCACCCCTGCTGCGCGCAGTAGAGCGCGACCGACTTGCTGTGGTTGCGCACCGCCGCCTTGGACGAGGCATAGGCGGCCGCCAGCGGGATCCCGACCAGGCCCGACCGCGACGAGATGTTGATGATCGATCCCGCCCCGCCCGCCTTCATCGCACCGATCGCATAGCGACAGCCAAGGAACGTGCCGTCCAGATTGACGCGGTGCACCGCCCGCCAGTCGGCCAGCGTCGCCCGCTCGGGATCATGCGCGACCGCCCCCGCCTCGAAGCCGGTGATGCCGGCATTGTTCACCACCACGTCGACCTGCGGCACGATCATGGCCAGCCGGTGCCAATCGCCTTCTTCCGCGACATCGAGCCGTTCGAAACGGCAACCCAGCGTCGCTGCCGCGACACGCCCGGCCGCCTCGTCGATGTCGGTCAGGACGACATCGGCGCCCTCGTCACGGAACCGCTCGGCGATGCCGCGACCGATCCCGCGGCCGCCCCGGTGACGACGCACGTCTTTCCCGCCAGCCGCTGCATGAACCTGCTCCAATCACGAAAAAGGGGAGGCCGGTTGCCCGGCCTCCCCCAATTTCCAGTCCCATCGGGACCGGCGCGATTACATGCCCGCGCCGGGACCGTAGGTGACTTCCACGCGGCGGTTCTGCAGCTCGCGCACACCGTCGGCGGTGTCGACGCGCGGGCGGCTCTCACCGAACGCTTCGGTCGAGATGTTGCCATCGGGGATGCCGCGACCCGACATGTACGAACGGACCGAGTCCGCACGACGCTGCGAGAGGCCGACGTTGTACGAAGCCGAACCCGACTTGTCGGCGTGGCCGGCCAGCATGACCTGCGCGTTGCCGCAATTCTGGTACGCCGAGATGGCGTTGTCGAGAATGCTCGCAGCCTCAGGCGTGATGTCCGAGCGATCCCACTCGAAGAACACGATGTACGGCCCCGGGGTGCAGACGACCCCTGCCATGGCGGCGGAGGCGGCGGCGGCTGGGAGGCGGCGGGGGCGGCGGCGGCGGCGGCGGCGGCGGGTCGGCTCGCCGAAGTTGAAGATCAGACCACCGAGGATGCCGTGCGAGCGTGGAAGCGCGAGTCCAGCGTCACGCCGTTGTTCGCCACCGTGGTGACGTCGTCGGCGTTGAAGAAGCGGTACTTGACCGAGACGTCGACGTTCTCGCTGAGCGGCGCGCGGACACCCGCAATCGCCTGCCACGCGAACACGGTGTCGCTGTCGTCCAGCAGCGCAGCCGCCGGCGCGATGCCGTAGTTCTCGTACTTGACGCGAGCCACACCGGCACCGCCGCCGACGAAGCCCTGCAGGCCGTCGTCAGCACCGAAGTCGATAAGGCCGTTCAGCATGAAGCTGAGCGCCGAGGCGCGGCCATAGGCGCGGTCGTCGCCATAGATGCCGGCCGGGATGCCGCCGAGCGCGACCGAGGTCTGGTGCTCTTCGGCGTTGGCGCGACGATAGCCGACTTCGGCCTCGAGGCGGAACGCACCGAAGTCATAGCCGACGATGCCGTCGACGTCCCAACCATAGTTGGAATCGGTGCTGAGAACCTGGGTATTGGTGTCAGCGAGCGTGAAGTCGATATCCTCGACAATCATCGCGCCGCCCTCGATGCCCACATACCACGCGCCGTCGCGGGCAAGGGCGGGCGTGCTGAGTGCCGTGGTCGCAAGCGCCACAGCTACGGCAAGCTTCCGCATCTGGATATTCCCCTTTCTAGGTTGTCACTACGGACAGCGCAAACTCACTACATTTGGCTTGGTTTCCACGCAAGCGAAACAAATCCGCGACTGTTGCAGGAACGCAACATCACGCCGGGGCGACCAGGCCGTGGGTCCGGAGCGCCGCCAGGATCGCCGCGAGCGTGGCCCTCGCCTCCGCATCGACGGTGCCCCCGCCCGCCGGGTCGGCGATCGCGGGCTGTTGCGCGCCAACCACTTGCGTCCCGTCGACCGACAGCGAGCGCGCGTGCGCCGCGCCGATCCGCCATGCCCCGCCCTGCCACGCGGCGGTGCATCCCGCTGCCGCCAGCCACACCGAAAGCCCCTCGCGCGGAACCACGAAGCGCCATCCGCTTTCGGTCCATCCGGCCAGCGCATCCGCCTGCCCGGTCCAGGCGCCGACCGGCGTCGCCCCCACGATCCAGCACTGACCGGGCTCGGGCGCCGATGGCGGCACCTCGGCCACCGCCTCGGCCGCGGCGCCCGCGATCAGGTCGAGCAGCACCAATGCCTCGTTGTGCGTCATCTCCTTTTGCGCCTGCCCCGCCTGCAATAGCGGCAGCGCGTGGCGATCAGTCCGTTCCTCGGCCATGGCCTACTCCTCAGATGATGATGGTGGCGGGCGCGGAGGCGCCATGGGTGCCGATCTGCACCAGTTCCGCGGCAATCGTGCCCGCGGGCAGCGACAGCGCCGCCACATCGGTCTCGGCGACCCCCGGAACTAGCGCGCCGCCGTCGATGCGGATGCGATAGCGCTCGCGCTCCTCGACGAGCGCCGCATCGACCGCGTCCTCCCATCGCCAGCCCGCCCGGCTCCGCCGCACCCAGGTCAGCCGGTGCCCGCCGCCCTCGACCGGTGCCGCGCGCAGGTGGACGGGTGACGGCGGCACCACCGACGCGCCGGTGATCGCCGCCTCGCTCACGACCAGCGGCCCAGTATCGCCGACGCTCGACGGCGCGAGCTTCAGCACCGCGCCGATCGCGCCCGCCGTACCGGCAGCACTGTCACGCTGTCGGCCGCAGCAGCGCGAACGGTTCCCGCCAGATGCGCCTTGATCGCCGCCTCCGTCCCCTGCCGCCTGCGCCATAGCCGCGTCAGCGCCGCCAGCGCCGCGATGCCGATTTGCTCGGCCCCACCGAACTGGATCAGTTCCCGCCCGACAGCGCCAGATTGTCGCCTGCATCGACCTGCGCCGTCGCAGC
This is a stretch of genomic DNA from Sphingomonas sp. Y38-1Y. It encodes these proteins:
- a CDS encoding DNA polymerase Y family protein, with the translated sequence MRRVAALCLPDWSIDRLRRAGAIPAPPPERGAADTSALAAKVADERANECSVPKTPGWRPGARWARRDVEVVDAEIAALPLHQRPPMRELGRRSEAADHPFRALRPDEARGAVPFSLKDAQSTPSVRAELAEARAKQARPGEPNATPAPVRAEPVEARAQPTKADEPHAPPVVTSLRVGSRVVVQAACPLARSRGLKRSMALTAARAMVPGLIVHPADPAADAEGLRRLAVALARKWSPGVALAGEDLIFLDLTGVAHLFGGEAAMAARIVAVLARAGHAARIAVAGSPGAAAALVRHATAGSAPGFAAPRPRHAGIRQAADMRIRHPRDDGNPYAPRLHAPDRPGSATQATAVLVCPPGAESDWLAPLPVAALRLDEADVELLRRFGIERIGQLAALPRGPLARRFARSLERLDQAYGRLPEPLDPVIPRPAIACRQGFLEPIATAEGIAHWLGVLVPRLVAELTAAGLGARAIELVAERVDHVPQRLRIGLARASRDPVHILRLIARRIEEIEPGYGIDAMTLHVRRAEPLAPAPFDERLDAEAAPDLAPLVDAIANRIGTARLWRTRAVESDAPERSWPLFASPFASMLVLPTLGCRRDVRRPGEIPASPPANPA
- a CDS encoding DUF2793 domain-containing protein, whose product is MAEERTDRHALPLLQAGQAQKEMTHNEALVLLDLIAGAAAEAVAEVPPSAPEPGQCWIVGATPVGAWTGQADALAGWTESGWRFVVPREGLSVWLAAAGCTAAWQGGAWRIGAAHARSLSVDGTQVVGAQQPAIADPAGGGTVDAEARATLAAILAALRTHGLVAPA
- a CDS encoding error-prone DNA polymerase, which encodes MRGASSAEELFATASEMGHGVLGITDRNSVAGIVRAMDAAEKVSAQARPVRMVAGCRLDLVDGRSLLVWPQDRAGWSYLTRLLTLGKGRADRRRGEKGQCFLHWEDIAAHAGGLVAALVPRAAEFADETGMRWVADLFGRDGHVALTWHRRPDDVRRLDALASAAAAHGLAPLATGDVRYHHPDRRLLHDVVTAIREKTTIDALGARRTRIGDGHLMPPEEMARRFAHLPQALAAGHTIAERCTFSPRELSYQYPDEVVMSGKSPQEALSLMARRALDDRFDGTPPEAYTSLLEHELRLVERMGYARYFLTVHSIVQFARSQDILCQGRGSAANSVICFVLGITSIDPVKHKLLFERFISENRGEPPDIDVDFEHERREEVIQWIYETYGHDHAALTAVVSRFRARGAVREVGKALGLPEDLTGALAGQVWGWSAEGVGEQHAEALNLDAADPRIAMTLSLARELIGTPRHLSQHPGGFVLTRDRLDDLVPIEPAAMVDRRAVEWEKEDIEALGFMKVDILGLGMLGCMRRAFDLLADHKDTHLTLASPDLQDEDGPTFEMIRRADTLGVFQIESRAQMAMLPRMKPTNFYDIAIQVAIVRPGPIQGDMVHPYLKRRELKRRDPHADIEYPSPALREVLEKTLGVPLFQEQAMQVAIKGAGFTPDEADRLRRAMATFKFTGGVGEFRDKLIAGMQANGIALDFADRLVKQIEGFGSYGFPESHAASFAKIAYASSWMKCHHPDIFCAALMNAQPMGFYAPAQIVRDAREHGVEVRPVCINDSRWDTRMVGHGQGQLPLRLGLRVVAGLSNDHGARIVAARGDRPFVSIEDAWRRSGVPLAALERIARADGFHALGLDRRQALWTIKGLGAEPLPLFAAADARADQPQPELEEVAVALDPLTAGREVVEDYRSTQLSLRAHPLSFLRDELTRARVTRCGDLKQLKDGTHLDLAGIVLVRQKPGSAKGVLFITIEDETGIGNIILWPDRFEANRRTVMSSAMLGVRGRMQREGEVIHVIADTLTDLTPMLHTIGEIDMPRLARPVGGGSPDRGDPEWRPKGRSLYHPAFRTGCDPEDAIRQKTRDFH